A genomic region of Dactylococcopsis salina PCC 8305 contains the following coding sequences:
- the tumE gene encoding toxin TumE, translated as MISLLKYFDRVEACLSQYSAFYVEQFQGTLLTSSRANLRLRVRANQVYLLAVSEAILVVEGQITYLDYRYHFQDGENQLIFRYDSTPHFPDLETFPDHKHLKDRVIASQKPDLSDVLQEVARFLEG; from the coding sequence GTGATCTCCCTGCTAAAATACTTCGATCGTGTGGAGGCTTGCTTATCTCAGTATTCTGCTTTTTATGTTGAACAATTTCAAGGAACTTTACTCACCTCATCTAGAGCCAATTTGCGATTGCGAGTAAGAGCAAATCAAGTCTATCTCTTAGCAGTAAGCGAAGCAATTTTAGTCGTTGAGGGTCAGATAACATATCTTGATTATCGTTATCATTTTCAGGATGGAGAGAATCAGTTGATCTTTCGTTATGACAGCACACCACATTTTCCTGATCTTGAAACTTTTCCCGATCATAAACATCTTAAGGATCGGGTGATTGCCTCACAAAAGCCTGATCTTAGTGATGTTCTGCAAGAGGTGGCAAGATTTCTGGAAGGTTAA
- a CDS encoding Coenzyme F420 hydrogenase/dehydrogenase, beta subunit C-terminal domain, translated as MSVVSSHHKAKGLKPNSPRPAKALCSECGLCDTHYIHYVKEACAFLNEQIAALEAEAHGKSRDLTQEDDLYFGVHQEMMAARNKEPIEGAQWTGIVSSIACEMLTQGKVEGVVCVQNHPDDRFQPMPIIARTPEEVLAARVNKPTLSPNLSILEQVEQSGFKRLLAIGVGCQIQALRSVQDKIGLEKLYVLGTPCVDNVTREGLQKFLETTSKSPETVVHYEFMQDFRVHFKHEDGSIEKVPFFGLNTKKLKDVFAPSCMSCFDYVNSLADLVVGYMGAPFQYQWLVVRNDIGKEMLNLVADQLETQPVSSQGNRKAAVQQSIPAYDQGVTLPMWAAKLMGVVIEKIGPKGLEYARFSIDSHFTRNYLYVKRNYPEKLEDHVPEFAKRIVEQYELPTD; from the coding sequence ATGAGTGTTGTTTCTTCCCATCATAAAGCTAAAGGTCTGAAACCCAATAGCCCACGACCAGCAAAAGCGCTTTGTAGTGAGTGCGGGTTATGTGATACCCATTATATCCACTACGTTAAAGAAGCCTGTGCCTTCCTCAATGAACAAATTGCAGCCTTAGAAGCGGAAGCTCATGGCAAAAGTCGAGACTTAACCCAAGAAGATGATCTCTATTTCGGTGTTCATCAAGAGATGATGGCGGCGCGAAACAAAGAGCCAATTGAAGGCGCACAATGGACAGGAATTGTAAGCTCGATCGCCTGTGAAATGTTAACACAAGGCAAAGTAGAAGGAGTGGTCTGTGTGCAAAATCACCCCGACGATCGATTCCAACCCATGCCAATCATAGCGCGAACGCCAGAGGAAGTGTTAGCCGCTCGTGTGAACAAACCCACCCTTTCCCCCAATTTATCAATTCTCGAACAAGTAGAACAATCAGGGTTTAAGCGTCTTCTTGCCATCGGAGTCGGCTGTCAAATTCAAGCGCTACGATCGGTTCAAGATAAAATCGGCTTAGAAAAACTCTACGTTTTAGGAACGCCTTGCGTCGATAATGTCACCCGTGAAGGACTGCAAAAATTCCTAGAAACTACCAGCAAATCCCCCGAAACCGTTGTTCACTACGAATTTATGCAAGACTTTCGAGTTCACTTTAAGCATGAAGACGGCAGCATCGAGAAAGTTCCCTTTTTTGGACTCAACACCAAAAAACTAAAAGACGTTTTCGCCCCTTCCTGTATGAGTTGTTTTGATTATGTTAACTCTCTCGCCGATTTAGTCGTCGGTTATATGGGCGCTCCCTTCCAATACCAATGGCTGGTAGTGCGTAATGATATTGGGAAAGAAATGTTAAACCTCGTCGCAGATCAACTGGAAACGCAGCCAGTAAGCTCCCAAGGTAATCGGAAAGCCGCCGTTCAACAAAGCATCCCAGCGTATGATCAAGGCGTAACCCTCCCCATGTGGGCAGCGAAATTAATGGGAGTTGTCATTGAAAAAATTGGTCCGAAAGGCTTAGAATATGCTCGCTTTTCCATTGATTCCCACTTTACTCGCAATTATCTCTATGTCAAACGTAACTATCCCGAAAAACTAGAGGATCATGTCCCCGAATTTGCGAAGCGAATTGTGGAACAATACGAACTACCAACAGACTGA
- a CDS encoding LYR motif-containing protein, which translates to MIRELKGALSLTVTLTFLVSGCAETKTNQCREIISIANGTVKEAKQLTNDRKSTDLEATLLAADTMELAAEEMASLEITDEQLQAYQKEFAIMYRETATATRSFVRAYENKDKTNLKQAQKAIKEATAPEEELVTKINQYCLE; encoded by the coding sequence ATGATCAGAGAATTGAAAGGAGCTTTATCGCTGACAGTAACTCTCACTTTCCTTGTCAGTGGTTGCGCGGAAACAAAAACGAATCAATGTCGAGAAATTATTAGCATCGCTAATGGTACGGTGAAGGAAGCAAAGCAGTTAACAAATGATAGGAAAAGCACTGATCTCGAAGCCACTTTATTGGCGGCGGATACCATGGAACTGGCAGCAGAAGAAATGGCAAGTTTAGAAATTACTGATGAACAGTTACAAGCCTATCAAAAGGAGTTTGCGATTATGTATCGGGAGACAGCCACCGCGACTCGATCGTTTGTTAGAGCTTATGAGAATAAAGATAAAACTAACTTAAAACAAGCCCAAAAAGCAATCAAAGAAGCAACTGCTCCCGAAGAGGAATTAGTCACAAAAATTAATCAATATTGCTTAGAATAG
- a CDS encoding TrkH family potassium uptake protein, with amino-acid sequence MSIARTICLGFIAVIFIGTLLLTLPFTTAEGNWNDPITALFTATSAVCVTGLAVVDTGTYFSFWGQLIILLLIQVGGLGYMTTNTFLLFLIRNKFDFRQKIAIQESFDRPFLQGSKNLLTSIVATTIIFELTGFFLLLPLFSEQSHSIWLALFHSISAWNNAGFSLFSNSLMDYRSSLIANLVIPFLIIFGGLGYQAIFEIFIWLRQQFDRIILKKSQEIFVFSLNSKIVTNTTVILLILGTIAFFLTDFSNKEVLGDLPLKERLLGAWFQSVTTRTAGFNTIDISKMTDAGLFITIAFMVIGASPSGTGGGLKTTTLRILINATISTLQGKTNVIIYKRRVPVNLILKALGVLCAFFTLLTIVTALIAITDPDLSFIQILFEVCSAFATVGLSTGITGSLSALGKLIIVVTMYMGRVGILIVINTIVRESHPSTIQYPEENLLVG; translated from the coding sequence ATGAGTATTGCGCGAACCATTTGTTTGGGTTTTATCGCCGTTATTTTCATCGGTACTCTCTTATTAACATTACCTTTTACCACAGCAGAAGGCAATTGGAATGATCCGATTACCGCACTTTTTACCGCAACTTCCGCCGTTTGCGTCACAGGTTTAGCGGTTGTCGATACAGGAACTTATTTCTCCTTTTGGGGACAATTGATTATTTTATTATTAATTCAAGTGGGAGGATTAGGCTATATGACAACTAACACCTTCCTCTTATTTTTAATTCGGAATAAATTCGATTTTCGGCAAAAGATAGCGATTCAAGAATCATTCGATCGCCCTTTTCTGCAAGGAAGTAAAAATCTCTTAACTTCCATTGTCGCCACAACAATCATCTTTGAATTAACGGGATTTTTTTTGTTACTTCCCCTGTTTTCTGAACAGTCTCACTCAATTTGGTTAGCTTTATTTCACAGTATTAGTGCTTGGAATAATGCAGGTTTCAGTTTATTTAGTAATAGCTTAATGGACTATCGATCGTCCTTAATTGCCAACTTAGTGATTCCGTTTTTAATTATATTTGGTGGTTTAGGATATCAAGCCATCTTTGAGATTTTTATCTGGTTAAGACAGCAGTTCGATCGAATCATCTTAAAAAAAAGTCAAGAAATTTTTGTTTTTTCCCTCAATTCTAAAATTGTCACCAATACCACAGTTATCCTCTTAATTTTAGGGACAATTGCCTTTTTCTTAACCGACTTTAGTAATAAAGAAGTCTTGGGAGATTTACCCTTAAAAGAACGCTTATTGGGGGCCTGGTTTCAATCTGTAACCACTCGCACTGCTGGTTTTAATACCATTGACATTAGTAAAATGACAGATGCGGGTTTATTTATTACAATTGCTTTTATGGTCATTGGAGCAAGTCCAAGTGGAACAGGTGGCGGCTTAAAAACAACAACTCTAAGAATCTTAATTAACGCCACAATTTCCACATTACAAGGGAAAACCAATGTCATTATTTACAAAAGACGAGTGCCAGTAAACTTAATTTTAAAAGCATTAGGGGTATTATGTGCATTTTTTACCTTACTAACCATTGTCACCGCTTTAATTGCAATTACTGATCCTGACTTAAGTTTTATTCAAATTTTGTTTGAAGTCTGTTCTGCTTTTGCTACCGTTGGACTTTCTACAGGAATTACAGGAAGTTTATCCGCACTAGGAAAGCTGATTATTGTGGTGACAATGTATATGGGAAGAGTGGGAATTTTGATTGTTATTAATACCATTGTTCGGGAATCTCATCCTAGCACAATTCAGTATCCCGAAGAAAATCTATTGGTAGGATAA
- a CDS encoding potassium channel family protein: protein MDIRASLKIFNQLRHQPKEFAVIGLGRFGQAVCRELRNLGCEVLGTDRDEKLVNQVLTDSLVSHAIQLDSTEPAALKEAGIFEFEVVIIAIGDYVQESIISTLNVKENGVKYVVAKASSHIHGKLLKRVGADRVVFPERDAGYELAHALAQPAILEKFDLDPEHSIVDIQIPEAFNGQTLAELELRNRYGLNVIAIKYGEKFDINPTPNYQLVKGSQMIVVGSNKDIKRLPTDSNQQHIQSDEAGELEKGV, encoded by the coding sequence GTGGATATTAGAGCATCTCTTAAAATTTTTAATCAACTTCGTCATCAACCAAAAGAATTTGCTGTTATTGGTTTGGGGCGCTTTGGTCAAGCCGTCTGTCGAGAATTACGCAATTTAGGCTGTGAAGTTTTAGGGACCGATCGAGATGAAAAATTAGTCAATCAAGTATTAACAGATAGCCTTGTTTCTCATGCCATACAATTAGATTCTACCGAACCAGCAGCTCTCAAAGAAGCAGGAATTTTTGAATTTGAAGTTGTTATTATTGCCATTGGGGATTATGTCCAAGAAAGCATCATTAGCACCCTCAATGTTAAAGAAAACGGGGTTAAATATGTGGTTGCTAAAGCCTCGTCTCATATTCATGGTAAACTTTTAAAACGAGTGGGCGCCGATCGAGTCGTCTTTCCAGAAAGGGATGCGGGTTATGAACTCGCCCACGCTCTCGCCCAACCCGCAATCTTAGAAAAGTTTGATCTTGATCCCGAACATAGCATCGTTGACATTCAAATTCCTGAAGCCTTTAATGGACAAACCTTAGCCGAATTAGAACTAAGAAATCGTTACGGATTAAACGTCATTGCGATTAAATATGGGGAAAAATTTGATATTAATCCCACCCCCAATTATCAACTCGTCAAAGGTTCACAAATGATTGTCGTCGGTTCAAATAAAGATATTAAACGTTTACCCACAGATTCTAATCAACAACATATTCAATCCGATGAAGCTGGCGAATTAGAAAAAGGAGTTTAA
- the tumA gene encoding antitoxin TumA yields MRKQIVEYTTELDALIALVKTLKTYENRYQMESEEFFEQYSEGLLSDDEDFLEWSGNYQHFLAIRQELNTQLQNLQNVA; encoded by the coding sequence ATGCGTAAACAAATTGTCGAATATACCACCGAACTTGATGCCCTCATTGCCTTAGTTAAAACCCTTAAAACTTATGAAAATCGATATCAGATGGAGTCAGAGGAATTCTTTGAGCAATATTCCGAAGGCTTACTATCTGACGACGAAGACTTCCTGGAATGGTCTGGAAACTATCAACATTTTCTCGCTATTCGCCAAGAACTGAACACCCAACTTCAAAACCTTCAAAATGTCGCGTGA
- a CDS encoding leucyl aminopeptidase, which translates to MKVQATEQTTLSWSGDTLAVGLFVGGVTVTGELAELDEKLAGTIKELIAETNFEGKAGSNVVTRVGGNTPVRKIMLVGLGETKDFKLDTVRVAGGSIARLAKSQHSKNLAISLPIVDNNQALTAQAITEGITLALYEDRRFKSEPEENPLKLESVELLELGDQAAAITKAEQICDGVILAKQLVAAPANSVTSVTLANLAEELAAEHGLEVEILEKEDCEKLGMGAYLGVAQASDIPPKFIHLTYKPQGTPRRKVAIVGKGVTFDSGGLNLKPAGSGIETMKMDMGGAGATLGAAKAIAQLKPDVEVHFISAATENMISGHAMHPGDILTASNGKTIEVNNTDAEGRLTLADALVFAEKLGVDAIVDLATLTGACVIALGDDIGGLWSTDDLLADQLKNAADVGGEKIWQMPLEEKYFEAMKSEIADMKNVGPRQGGSITAALFLKQFVNDTSWAHLDIAGPAWIDKESGVNNAGATGFPVRTLVNWVCS; encoded by the coding sequence ATGAAAGTACAAGCAACAGAGCAAACGACTTTAAGTTGGAGTGGTGATACCCTCGCTGTCGGGTTATTTGTCGGTGGCGTTACCGTCACTGGTGAATTAGCAGAATTAGATGAAAAGTTAGCTGGAACAATTAAAGAGTTAATTGCAGAAACCAATTTTGAAGGAAAAGCTGGCAGTAATGTTGTGACACGAGTCGGGGGAAATACGCCCGTTCGCAAAATTATGTTAGTGGGGTTAGGGGAAACCAAAGATTTTAAGTTGGATACAGTTCGCGTCGCTGGCGGCTCGATCGCGCGGTTAGCAAAGTCTCAACACAGTAAAAACCTTGCCATCAGTCTCCCGATCGTTGATAATAATCAAGCCCTCACCGCGCAAGCAATCACAGAAGGAATCACCCTCGCTCTTTACGAAGATCGTCGTTTCAAGTCGGAACCAGAAGAGAACCCCTTAAAACTGGAAAGCGTGGAATTATTGGAATTAGGGGATCAAGCCGCCGCCATTACCAAAGCTGAACAAATTTGTGATGGGGTAATTCTCGCGAAACAATTGGTCGCCGCGCCAGCCAACTCCGTTACCTCTGTCACTCTTGCAAACTTAGCCGAAGAACTGGCAGCGGAACACGGTTTAGAAGTAGAAATTCTAGAAAAAGAAGACTGTGAAAAACTCGGTATGGGAGCATATTTAGGGGTAGCTCAAGCCTCGGATATTCCCCCGAAATTTATCCATCTCACCTACAAACCCCAAGGTACACCCCGCCGTAAAGTTGCCATTGTCGGTAAGGGCGTAACCTTTGATTCTGGGGGATTAAACCTAAAACCTGCTGGAAGTGGCATCGAAACCATGAAAATGGATATGGGGGGCGCTGGTGCGACGCTTGGCGCAGCGAAAGCAATTGCTCAATTGAAACCCGATGTCGAAGTTCATTTTATTAGTGCTGCCACGGAAAACATGATTAGTGGTCATGCCATGCACCCAGGAGACATTCTCACTGCTTCTAATGGTAAAACGATCGAGGTGAACAATACCGACGCAGAAGGGCGGTTAACCCTTGCTGATGCCCTTGTGTTTGCGGAAAAATTAGGAGTGGATGCGATCGTTGATTTAGCGACACTCACGGGCGCTTGTGTGATTGCTTTAGGGGATGATATCGGTGGTTTATGGAGTACCGATGATCTCCTCGCAGATCAGTTAAAAAATGCGGCTGATGTGGGAGGCGAAAAAATCTGGCAAATGCCGTTAGAAGAAAAGTATTTTGAAGCGATGAAGTCAGAGATTGCTGACATGAAAAATGTTGGCCCCCGTCAAGGTGGTTCAATCACCGCAGCGTTATTTTTGAAGCAGTTTGTTAACGATACATCATGGGCGCATTTAGACATCGCCGGACCGGCTTGGATTGATAAAGAAAGCGGCGTTAACAACGCTGGTGCAACGGGTTTCCCCGTCAGAACTTTAGTGAACTGGGTTTGTAGCTAA